The segment CTCGTAGAGGAGCCATCCATGAAGATGCTACTGGATGGAATTCTTCCGCGCATTTTTCCAGGATGGGTAGACCGTGAGCACTTCCAGTGTGTGCCCCACGAGGGAAAATCGGATCTCGACCGAAGCATTCCAAGAAAGCTTGCGAATTGGCGGATTCCGGGTGACCGCTTCGTAATCGTTCGAGACAACGACAACGCCGACTGTCTTGCGGTGAAGGCTCGGTTGGTCGCCCAGTGCGTGAACGCCGGGCGGCCCGATTCGCTAGTCCGGCTCGTTTGTCAGGAGCTCGAAGGTTGGTATCTGGGTGATCTCCGCGCGATGGAGGTAGGGCTCGAATCTCCTGGGCTGGACACTGTGCGTCACAGGAAACGATTTTCTGATCCAGATTCGTGGCAAAAGCCGTCAGTTGAAGTTAAGAGACTGGTGCCTTCCTTTCAAAAGGGTGGGGGCGCTCGTGCGATGGCTGAACATCTCAGTCCTGATGGCAATACGTCGCGAAGTTTTAATGTGTTTGTCGCCGGGTTGCGGGCGTTGGCTCATGAGATGGGGTACGTCGTACCTGAGATGGCTGCATAGCGGAGAGCGCCTCCATGGCTGCTGGACAATGGTAGGGCGGAGGTGTTTGCGTGGGCGAAGTGAATGAAAGCTTCCTGCGGTGCGCCGCCATTGGGCGCGCAAGCGCGTCGTTCGTGTGCCGCCGGGTAAATGGAGCCGGCGAGCGGCGCAATTCGGTTGAGGCCCAGCTGCCATAAGGTTATGTGGACAACGAGATGCGCACAATTGAGTCGCTTGCAATTCAATTTTGCCGACCCTACATTGGGCCTATGAGTGACGATCCGCTTCCGATCGACCTGCAGCCCCCGCGAACCCTCGACGGGCAGCTCTGCTTCGCGCTTTACTCGGCCAACTTGGCAATGGGAAAGGTCTACCGTCAACTGCTGGCGGAGCTCGATCTAACGTATCCTCAGTACCTAGTAATGCTGGTGCTCTGGGAGCGCGATGGCATTACGGTTTCCGAGCTAGGGGAGCGGCTATTCCTCGATTCAGCCACGCTTACGCCCCTGCTTAAGCGCCTCCAGGCCGGTGGCCTCGTGGAACGCAATCGCAGCGCGAAGGATGAGCGACAGGTTATCGTGACGCTGAGCGGCGAGGGTAGGGCATTGCAAGCGAAGGCGAATGCCGTGCCGGCCGGGGTTTTCTGCGCCGCCGGTTGTGACATCGACACGCTGACAAGGCTCAAGGCGGAACTCGAATCTCTGCGCACCAGCCTCGCCGACAATGCAGGACGCTGATCCCCTGTAGGCACATCGTCGGAATTTCTACTTAGGCCAAATGTCTGGAGGCGTCGGTGCCTTCTCCAAGCGCATGATGCGCTTCGCGGCCGAGGGCCTATGCGAGGAAGCCGCACAGATGTCGTCGAAGTCAGCGAGTGCGTTGCGTGAGCGCCCGCTTGTGTCGCTGGCGCGTTTCGCCATCGTTATTTGAGGTTTTGCGGATCTCGTAAGGAGTCGTCATGCGCACTGCCTTCGCCCTACCTCCGGTCATTGCCGCTATTTTCTTGCTTGCCGCATGTTCCCCAGTGGTCACGTACAGGGCCCTCTCTCCGGGGCCGGGGCGGGACATCATTGCCGGCGCATCGGCGGGCACACTACCTAGCAGCGAGCACCTCGCTGATCCGTTGGATGGCGAGTTTGCGTTGGCGCTTCAGGCGTCGGCGATCATGTTTGCCGTTCCGACCAAGCCAGAGCCCGTGGGGGCGCGCCCTGAGGTCAGTGGCGCCGATTTGCTCACTCGCCTCGATGAGGCGGGCGCAACTGGGTGGCAATGTGATGCGCGCACCCCGGCAGCATCAGATGACGGTATGGATAGCTGGCCCTGGGGGCGTTGCTGGGATGGGCTCACGCCCGTAATAAAACCACACCCGGACTTGACTCAAATTTACACAGGGCGTGTCAACTCAGGGTTGAAGCTAGAGTTATCGGGTAGTGAACCCTTCGGCATCACTAGCGTAAAGTCGAGTTGGACGAACGCGGCGAAAGGTATATTTGGCCGTGTCGGCGGTGAGGCTGCAAGTGGGTTCGCGCTAGGTGGCCCCACAGGTGCCGTCATAGCAGTCCTGTTAGGGGAGGGATGGGCGGCCTCCGAACACACAATTTCTCTTTCCCTCAGTCCCGGAGTTCCACGGGCTCCGGCGCCTAACTTTGCCGATCTCGTGGCGACCGGATTCCTGTGCAGCGACGGTGCGGAAAAGCCCTTCCCGCGTGCAACGCCTCAGCTCTTACTCCCCGTTGCGCTTGACACGGATCATTCGTTGCCCGTAGACAGCCATTCAAATGGGGGGACAGTCATTGCTGGCGACACCTCAGCGTGCTGGCATCGATTTCCAAAGTCGGACAAGAAGTACTCAAACGGCGGCTGGCTTTTCAGGTTCGTGGAGCTCAATCCCGCTGTCGATACTTCGCCCCAAGGTTTTCAGCAAGTGGTTCCCCCTGTCTACCGGGGTGGCAGCTCTGAGAACGACAACAAATCGCTTGGGATCGTTGTCATGGGCCAGGGCGGACACTTCGACGGCGACTCCAAAACGGCTTTCTTTCCGGTTTCCGCCTGCCATGCAATGAAGTTACAAATCGTGTGGTGGACGGCGTTACTTGCAGATGCAAATGGCGGTCCGGCCAAGCTGGACTTGGCTGCGTCTAATGTCCGTTCGTTCGGCGTGGTTATCGCCGATCCGCACTACATACAAAAGATGCGCATCGACAAGGGTTCACGCACGATTCTAATCGGCGCGTGTGGCGCGGTCGCTTCGGGAACCGCGCAACTGCCCGCCGAGGACGACGCAGGAGCTGAACTAAGCAAGCAAGTCGAGGCTGTACGTGCTGCGCAAAAGAAATGGGCGGGTGGTGAATAGCGGGGGGTGTCACATCCCGTTATCCGCGCCAATGCTCAGTGCGTGACTCGTGCAGTGGTGTTGCTTAACCCTCGCCAGTCAAGGTAACGGGCCGCCGGCGACCTGCCGCTGGATATGGTCGAGGTACTGGTCGAGCTCGGCGACGTTCGCGAACACTTCCGCCACCGGCACGGCCTTCACGATCTCGAAGACTTTCTTGACCTGCGGCTGCGGGTTGAGCAATAGCGTGCGGGCACCGCGGTCATGCATGTTCCGGCGCAGGAGCGCCAGGCTGCGCAGGCCCGCGCTGCTGATGTAGTCGAGCTGCGAGAGGTCGAGCACCAGCGTGCCGTTGTTCTCGACCATCGGCGTGATATCGCGCAGTGCCTCGTCGAGGTCGGTGAAGGTATTCGCGTCCAGACGCCCTTCGAGCCAGACAGTGCTGCGCTCCGGTGTCGGG is part of the Luteibacter pinisoli genome and harbors:
- a CDS encoding DUF4276 family protein; its protein translation is MKMLLDGILPRIFPGWVDREHFQCVPHEGKSDLDRSIPRKLANWRIPGDRFVIVRDNDNADCLAVKARLVAQCVNAGRPDSLVRLVCQELEGWYLGDLRAMEVGLESPGLDTVRHRKRFSDPDSWQKPSVEVKRLVPSFQKGGGARAMAEHLSPDGNTSRSFNVFVAGLRALAHEMGYVVPEMAA
- a CDS encoding MarR family winged helix-turn-helix transcriptional regulator — translated: MSDDPLPIDLQPPRTLDGQLCFALYSANLAMGKVYRQLLAELDLTYPQYLVMLVLWERDGITVSELGERLFLDSATLTPLLKRLQAGGLVERNRSAKDERQVIVTLSGEGRALQAKANAVPAGVFCAAGCDIDTLTRLKAELESLRTSLADNAGR
- a CDS encoding STAS domain-containing protein, with translation MTLIVRSESPTPERSTVWLEGRLDANTFTDLDEALRDITPMVENNGTLVLDLSQLDYISSAGLRSLALLRRNMHDRGARTLLLNPQPQVKKVFEIVKAVPVAEVFANVAELDQYLDHIQRQVAGGPLP